The Leptospira kirschneri serovar Cynopteri str. 3522 CT genomic sequence AATTTAAAAAATAAATCGTATAATTTTTCTTATTTATTCTTGAATGGTTAGGCGCACTGAGGCGGTCTATAAAATAGAATGCAATCTGAAGTTTTTAAAGATCCAATTGTATTTTTTGATGGAATATGCAATCTTTGTAATTCTGTTGTTTTGTTTTTTCTGGATCGAAATGAAAAGAGGAATTTAAAATTTTCGAGTTTACAGTCTACGGCTGCGGAACGAATTCTTGGAAAAAAAGTAAGCCTGAATGATTCTCCTTCTTCGGTTTTATTTCTGGAAGAGGGAATCCTTTATCAAAAATCGAATGCGATTTTAAAGATTAGCGTTCATCTTTGTTTTCCTTGGAATCTCCTTCCTTTATTTAAATGGGTTCCGAGTTGTTTGCGTGATTGTATTTATGATTGGATTGCAAGAAATCGTTATCGTTGGTTCGGAAGATTGGAAACTTGTAGGATACCGGACCCAAGTTTAAAACATAGATTTTTAGATGACTGAAGGAATTGTTTCGGAACTCGTTTTGGCAGTTTTGCTAATTCTTAGTTAATGTGAGCAGGGCGTAAGGAATCTGTTTCCTAAAGTTTTGTTTTACCTGAAAGAATGTATGTAGGAACTCTTACAAACCTTGAAATTGCCGTAAAAAATAAAATGTGGGAACTACCACATGTC encodes the following:
- a CDS encoding thiol-disulfide oxidoreductase DCC family protein, giving the protein MQSEVFKDPIVFFDGICNLCNSVVLFFLDRNEKRNLKFSSLQSTAAERILGKKVSLNDSPSSVLFLEEGILYQKSNAILKISVHLCFPWNLLPLFKWVPSCLRDCIYDWIARNRYRWFGRLETCRIPDPSLKHRFLDD